The sequence AATTCCGAAACTGGTGCAATTTCCGGCTATTCGTCCTCTGCGGAATACTCCCGGCCACTCTCTGTACTCAAATGAAAAAAACATAGGTAAATAAGAATTCGTGTCACTCAAATACTGCAGGTATCGTCACTTGCTCATACCCCAATATTGTTAGACACCTCTCATAACCTGGACACTTCGCACTCCTCACACACCACTCACAACTTAAACACCAGTCATGGCTCCTCCTCGCGGAAAAGTCGCCTTCATTACAGGTGCCAATGGCATTACTGGAAACGCCATCATCGAGAATCTGATCCGCAAGCCCGAGTCCGAATGGTCTGTCCGCGCTCCTAATAAAACGATACATCGACTTTGCTGACGGCGTGGGGAAACAGGtccaagatcatcatcaCGTCGCGGCGAACTCCGACGCATAACTTCTGGCAAGATCACCGGGTCCGGTTCATTGCTCTCGACTTCCTGAGGCCTGTTGAGGAGTTGATCGAGAAGATGGCACCTCTGTGTCACGATGTCACGCATGCATTCTTCGCCTCCTACGTTCATACCGCGGACTTCACCAAGCTGAGGGAGAGCAACATCCCCTTGTTTCACAACTTTCTCGTTGCCATTGACATTGTCGCTGCCAGCTCTCTGCAGCGCGTCTGTCTCCAAACCGGCGGCAAAGTACGTCATTTCTTCAAGGCTGTGGGCCTCCATGTCTTTCTAACTAGCTGCTAGTATTACGGTGCCCACCTTGGGCCTCGTGAAGTTCCCCTTCACGAGGAGATGGAACGGTATGAGGACCATGGGGAAAACTTTTACTATCCACAGGAAGATTTCCTCTTCAGCTTGGCTGCCAAGCGGTCGTGGGACTGGAACATCATCCGCCCCAACGGCATCATAGGATTCACGCCATCAGGTTTGcattcttttcttttgcGCTGCCTCGTGCTAACCCTTCTCATAGGAAACGGCATGTCCATGGCGCTGACTTTGGCTCTTTACATGCTATGCTGCCGTGAAATGGGACAACCCCCTGTTTTTCCAGGGAACAAGTTTTTCTACAATTATTGTGTCGAAGATTCATCTTACGCGCCCAGTATCGCAGACATGAGCGTGTGGGCTGTAACAACCGAGCACGCAAAGAACGAGGCGTTCAACCACGCAAACGGTGATGTCTTTGTGTGGAAGCATGTCTGGACAAAGATCGGACGACACTTTGGCATCGAGGTAGGGCCACACTGTGACGAGATGTTTCAACCGGAGTCCGTTGCTAATAACTATGCAAAGGTTCCGGAGTTCACCGAATGGGCGGCAAAGGGAGATGAGCTTCGCATGGCCAACAACTTTCTCATGACTGAGTGGtcaaaggacaagaaggaggtgtGGGCGAGAGTTGTGGCTAAGCACGGTGGTCAACTCGAGGCCTACGATTGGGGCACTTGGGACTTCTTTGACTGGGCCGTCGGCAAGGCCTGGTGCACCATTAGCTCTGTATCCAAGGCTCGCAAGTTTGGGTGGCAGAGGTATGATGATACCTACGACACCTATATTGAGGCCTTCCAGTCATTCGAGAACGCTGGTGTTCTTCCGCGGTCGGATATTTGTCAAACGGCGGCCGAGTTGCGCAAGCGGTCCGCCCTTCTACCTCACCCCAGAGATGCTGTCCTCAGCTCTCCTAAGGGCAAGCCAGAGAACGGCACATATGAGAATGGTGTCAAACACAACGGTGCCCCGAACGGGCTTCAGAGCAGTGACCTTTCATCAGAGATGTAAGGGGCTGCTCTAATATGAGTTTGTTTTGCCTTGAACAGGCACTCGCAGATATTTGATTCTTTTGAGAATCAATTTTCCACGCTTTAGTTCTTGTCTAGTCTTGCAGTTTTGAATTATTGCATGATTTACATCCATGAGAACGTGCTGGCACAGTCAACTGCTTGAAATGTCATGACTTCCACTTTGATTCAATCATCACTCGAAGCAAGCCGTAGTGACGAGCCATCACTTTATGTTACAGAAAGAAGTCAATGAAGCGGTCAACATAAGATCTTGCCATCTGGAATTGTGTTTGACTCTGCTGGTTGTCGGAGTACGGATCCAATCCCACCCTCTTTCTCTGGGAAAGGAAGTTACAGATATTGCTGCTATTCGGCCCAAGATCTTTACGCCGGTACACGGACAGCAGCGCAATCAAGCCATTTGGTCCAGTGAAGCACAAGCATTCTCGTCGATTGCGCTCCAGGTCGCAAGTGATCCGTCAGGGACAACTATTCCGGGAATTCCTATCAAGACATCGGCATGAGACGGAATTCTAATTCCGCATGAAAGTTTATTTACCTTCCCAGTCAGGGCTTCATTTTCCCCTTGTGTGATATGTGACCGCCAGGGGTCTTTCCCTTCAAATCTCTCTAAGCAATGTCCAGTGGCTTGATCATGAAACTCTCTCAAGGCTTGGAGATGTAAGTAGACGTGAAAATCATTATacgtaataattatatttggTCAATACACATCATCACATCGGTAGTTATACTGGCGTGACAGGGCATCAATTCGATTCGAGTGTGAGCCATGAGGGGCAACATGTTTGCAAGGCTTGGAAGTCTTGGTCTAGTGACCTCTTTGGAGACACAGCTGATTACCACAAAGTGGTTAGCCTCGCCACTGGCAAGGCCTCGGCCAGTCTAGCTTGGTTCGAGCCAGGGTGCCATGTAAGCGACGCCTTGCGGAATTTCAGGAGTGGCTTAGAACACCCAGCAAGTCCGCCATCAACTACGCTTACTCCGCAGTACATCATCTTTCCCCACGGGGCCCCGGATTCGCAATTTCGGAACTAGGTCTTGGCTTTGT comes from Fusarium falciforme chromosome 11, complete sequence and encodes:
- a CDS encoding Epimerase domain-containing protein produces the protein MAPPRGKVAFITGANGITGNAIIENLIRKPESEWSKIIITSRRTPTHNFWQDHRVRFIALDFLRPVEELIEKMAPLCHDVTHAFFASYVHTADFTKLRESNIPLFHNFLVAIDIVAASSLQRVCLQTGGKYYGAHLGPREVPLHEEMERYEDHGENFYYPQEDFLFSLAAKRSWDWNIIRPNGIIGFTPSGNGMSMALTLALYMLCCREMGQPPVFPGNKFFYNYCVEDSSYAPSIADMSVWAVTTEHAKNEAFNHANGDVFVWKHVWTKIGRHFGIEVPEFTEWAAKGDELRMANNFLMTEWSKDKKEVWARVVAKHGGQLEAYDWGTWDFFDWAVGKAWCTISSVSKARKFGWQRYDDTYDTYIEAFQSFENAGVLPRSDICQTAAELRKRSALLPHPRDAVLSSPKGKPENGTYENGVKHNGAPNGLQSSDLSSEM